A window from Apostichopus japonicus isolate 1M-3 chromosome 2, ASM3797524v1, whole genome shotgun sequence encodes these proteins:
- the LOC139972805 gene encoding uncharacterized protein has product MGFKPKKNRVHPIGNKKKQQRKERKRRKLARFVQKIFPFSCCTGDKESDNAVCPETYTICDEYEAHRKTATPQEKPTTNQEEAPLRKKSASNDRSSPTTIHPGKTYSDVDPFLAQPKSGKRSPTISQNTKPANNTLKAEKYAGMPTNKVQPSTKVDEEGSPRKSSLAISSLSCEVVARLRVADKSVSSHEYFDAVEPIDSEAGSPKPRDHSDDNSSDEYVTASEDEEPPKEKTVCTVEKLDCAKEQVETPREEVQSEGGQPLVQEEQSRVEEEQSRVQKEQPRVQEEQSRVQEEQSRVEEQQSRVEEQQPSNSDPQNQQEDEEEEEELLNYDDFFPLITRSKCGLRGWIFPRGVTQFHIQPEGPHRFHKFHNIMSCGIIHTMWAVAFYVNSLEGGQIFRGAICPDGVEWMLRSVIKKGNTAHLENYRPQRFLTAIEAFNVVRRKCKSGMLNWDMESILAPYKALGIDLPKGDQPTGISMEFIAPQSDESALAHHVAQLQVEDGDALLYCFSGNFIVFVPTGDGRILLMDEHPHVELKAGAIILVCSRTREDIQDMLNRYYKEHFNSSFNLGQGTKFSFQKY; this is encoded by the exons ATGGGTTTCAAGCCGAAGAAGAACCGCGTCCATCCTATTGGAAACAAGAAAAAGCAACAACGCAAAGAGAGAAAGCGAAGGAAATTAGCTCGATTTGTCCAGAAGATCTTTCCCTTTTCTTGTTGTACTGGTGACAAAGAGTCCGACAATGCCGTGTGTCCGGAAACCTACACTATCTGTGATGAATATGAGGCCCATAGGAAAACAGCCACCCCTCAAGAGAAACCTACTACCAACCAAGAAGAGGCCCCTCTGAGGAAGAAATCCGCTTCCAATGACAGAAGCTCTCCGACAACAATTCATCCAGGAAAGACCTATAGCGACGTCGATCCGTTCTTGGCCCAACCAAAGTCAGGGAAAAGATCCCCCACAATCAGCCAAAATACAAAGCCTGCCAATAATACCTTAAAAGCTGAAAAATATGCAGGTATGCCTACCAATAAAGTCCAACCTTCAACGAAGGTAGACGAAGAAGGTTCTCCTAGAAAATCTTCCCTCGCAATTTCGAGCCTTTCTTGCGAAGTTGTAGCTCGCTTACGAGTCGCGGATAAAAGTGTGAGCTCGCACGAATACTTCGACGCCGTTGAGCCGATCGATTCCGAGGCCGGGTCTCCGAAACCACGTGACCATTCAGACGACAATTCATCGGATGAATACGTCACTGCCTCAGAAGATGAAGAACCACCCAAAGAGAAGACCGTCTGCACTGTGGAGAAGCTCGACTGCGCTAAGGAGCAAGTTGAAACTCCACGCGAGGAAGTGCAGAGCGAAGGAGGACAGCCACTCGTACAAGAAGAGCAATCACGTGTTGAAGAAGAGCAATCACGTGTGCAAAAAGAGCAGCCACGCGTGCAAGAAGAGCAGTCACGCGTGCAAGAAGAGCAGTCACGTGTTGAAGAACAGCAATCCCGTGTTGAAGAACAGCAGCCCAGTAATTCCGACCCTCAGAATCAACAGGAAgatgaggaggaagaggag gAGCTTCTTAACTACGACGACTTCTTCCCGCTGATAACAAGAAGCAAATGTGGTCTTCGTGGGTGGATTTTTCCACGCGGTGTCACCCAGTTTCACATTCAACCAGAAGGTCCACACAGATTTCACAAGTTTCACAACATCATGTCATGCGGCATCATCCACACGATGTGGGCCGTGGCATTCTACGTTAATTCGCTCGAAGGTGGGCAGATATTCCGCGGTGCGATATGTCCCGATGGAGTCGAGTGGATGCTGCGTTCAGTCATTAAGAAGGGTAATACTGCACATCTTGAGAACTATCGTCCTCAGCGGTTTCTGACAGCTATCGAAGCATTCAACGTGGTGAGAAGGAAGTGCAAATCGGGTATGCTCAATTGGGACATGGAGAGCATCCTCGCCCCTTACAAAGCCCTCGGTATCGATCTACCGAAGGGAGATCAACCGACCGGAATCTCAATGGAATTCATCGCACCACAATCGGACGAAAGTGCCCTAGCACACCACGTAGCTCAGTTACAAGTCGAGGATGGGGACGCCTTACTCTATTGTTTCAGCGGGAACTTTATAGTCTTTGTACCCACCGGTGATGGCCGAATTCTCCTCATGGATGAACATCCTCATGTCGAGCTGAAGGCAGGAGCAATTATCCTCGTGTGTTCAAGGACCAGGGAAGATATACAAGACATGCTTAACAGGTACTACAAGGAGCACTTCAATTCATCTTTCAACCTCGGCCAAGGAACAAAATTTTCATTCCAAAAATATTAA